The region CGGGCGTCGGCATCGCCGGCGGGCGCGACGCCGACGACGACGTCGCCGACGAGTGCGCGGCCGGCGTCGGCGTCCAGATCGACGTCGGCGACCTCGACGAGGATCGCGAGGACGCCGTCGAGGACGCGATCTCCGCCATCGAGGGCGCGTGGTGCATCAGCGCCCAGACGCCGATCACGGCGCGCGAGGCGCTCGACCTCATCGGCGTGAGCACCGAGGGCACCACCGAGTACGGCGACGCCGTGATCTGCCGCGTCGACGGCGTCCCCGCCGCCGACCTCGAGATCGCCAACCCCGAGGGTGGCAGCTACACCGAGGAGTGCGCCGGCATGCCTGCGGCGTTCGCCTACTGGGGCATGTGGGTCAAGACGGTGAACGGCCCGTGGGACTACGCCCAGGAGGGTGTCGATACCCAGCCGCTCGAGCAGGGTGAGCAGCTCGAGCTCCTCTTCACGCTCAACGGCGAGCCCACGAGCCCGGACGGCGGTTCCGCCGGCTGACATGGGCGCACCCGCCCCCGCTCCACCCCCGGCCCCGCACCACACAGGGCCCGGATCGTGCGTCTGCGATCCGGGCCCGTGCGCGCCGCGGCGCTGCTCGCGCTCGCGTTCGTCCTGCTCCGCCTCCTCTACCAGGGCCTGTTCCGCGGCCTCGACCGCGGCGGCGTCGTGCTGGCCGACCTGCCCTCGTGGCGACTGCCCCACCCGATCGACCACGTCGTCCTGCTCGGTCCGGTCACGAGCCAGGGCATCCAGGCGGCGATCGTCAGCGCGCTGCCCGTCGCCGGGATCATCCTGGGATTCGGGGTCCTGAACGCCGTCGTCGACCTCTCCGCGGCGTGCGCCCGCGCCAGCCGGGGCGGCCCCCTGCGGTCCGTGGCGCAGGCGCTCGTCATCGCCTGGGCGACCTTCCCCGGGCTCGTCGGCAGCGTCACGGACGTGCGGCGCGCGCGCCGACTGCGGGGCGAGCGCGGGGCCGCGTCGCTGCTCGTGCCCGTGATGGAGCGGACGGTCGAGCGCGCCGTCGCCCTCGGGGCCTCGATGGAGGTGCGCGGGTTCGCGTCGGTCCGGTCGAGCAGCGGGGTCGCGTCGCCCCACCCTTCACCCGCCGTCCACCTCCACGGCGTCACCCTCGGGCACGACGACGCCTGGCACCTCCGCGCCGACCTCACCCTCGCGCGCGGCGGGCTCGTGCTCCTGACCGGGCCGACCGGGGGCGGGAAGTCCACGCTGCTGCGGGCGCTCAGCGGGCTGCACACCGCGGTCGACGGCGGATCGCTCGCCGGCCGCGCGCACGTGCTCGGGCTCCCGCGCGACCTTCCGCCGCACGCGACGGCGTCGCTCGTCGGCGTCGTGGCGCAGCACCCGCGGCGCTCCTTCGTGGCCGAGACGGTGGCCGCCGAGATCGCGTTCGCCTCGGCGGTGCAGGGCGCCGACGACGCCGAGGTCGCGGCGCGGGTCGCTCGCGCCGCGACGGGCCTGGGCATCACCGACCTGCTCGGGGCGGCGTGCGCGCACCTGTCCGCCGGCCAGTCCCACCTCGTCGCGATCGCGGCCGCCGTGGCGCACGACCCGGTGCTGCTGCTCGTGGACGAGCCGCTCGCCGACCTCGACCTCGCCTCCCGCACGCGGGTGGTCGCGGCGCTGCGCGACCTCGCGGCGGGCGGGACGACCGTGGTCGTCGCCGAGCACCGCACGGACGCGCTGCGCGAGGTCGCCGACGTCGTGCTGCGGGTCGAGGAGGGCGACGGCGGAGCGCGGGTCGTGCGCGAGGGCGCCGGCGGGGCGCCTGCGGACGCCCCGTCACCCCCCGCACCATCAACAACCCCGGCACCGCGCTCCCCCACCACCCACCCGCTGGTGCTCCACGTGGCGGACCTGACGCTCGCCGTCGGCGGCCGGACCCTGCTGACAGGCGGCGCGCTCGACGTCGCCGCGGGCGAGATCGTGGCCGTCGGCGGCGACGTCGGCTCGGGCAAGACGACGCTGCTGAACCGGCTCGCGCTGTCGGGCCGCGCGACCCCGGGCACGATCGAGGTGGGCGGCGTCGCGGTGGCGGCGCTCCGCCGTCGGGCGCGGCTGCGGGCCCTCGCGCTGGTGCCGGACGCCTCCGACGACCTGCTGTTCCGCCTGACCGTGGCGGAGGAGTGTGCGCGTGCCGATCGCCGGGCGGGGGCCGACGGCGGAGCCACGCTGACGAGGTTCCTCGCCTTCGCGGGGGTCGCGCCCGGTGTGGCCGACCGCCACCCGCGCGACCTCTCGGTCGGTCAGCGGCGACTGCTGGTGCTCGCGGTCCAGCTCGCCGCCGCGCCCCGCGTGCTCGCCGTGGACGAGCCGAGCCGGGGGCTCGACCCGGTGGCCGCCGCGGCCGTGCGGGAGGCGCTGCGCGCGGCGGCGGAGGCCGGGGCCGCCGTCGTGATCGCGACGCACGACGCCGCCTTCCTCGACCTGGCCGACCGGGTGCTCGTGCTGGCCGACGGGCGGCTGGAGGCCGACGCCGGACGGGCGCGCCCCGAGGCCGAGGTGGCGCCGTGACGCACGTGCAGCGGGTGTGCATCGCCGTCGCGAACCTGGTCGCCGCGGCGGCGTTCGCGTGGCCGCTGCTCGTGCCTGCCCTGCCCTCGCAGGCGCAGGCCGCGGCGCCGTGGGCGGCGCTGGGACTGGTGCCGATCGCCGTCGTGCTGGTGCTGGTCGCGCTCGATGCGAGCATCCGGTCGGCGACGACGCTCGCGATGCTCGGCACGCTCACCGCCGTCGGCGCGGCGGTACGGATCGCGGGGACGGGTGTCGGCGGGCTCGAGGCGGTGTTCGTCGTGCTGATCCTCGCGGGGCGCGCCTACGGGGCGCGGTTCGGCTTCCTGCTGGGGGTGCTGGTCATCGCGCTGAGCTCGATCGCGTCGGGCTTCGGACCGTGGACGCCGTTCCAGATGGTCGCGTGCGCGTGGGTGGGCGCGGGGGCGGGACTGCTGCCGGGCGGGCGACGACGGCGCGGGTCACCGGGCGCGACGCGCTCACCCGGGCGCGGCCAGCGGTGGCGCGAGGTCGCGCTGCTGGCGACGTACGGGGCACTGGCCTCCTACGCCTTCGGCGCGGTGATGAACCTGTGGTTCTGGCCGTTCGCCGTCGGGCCGGACACCTCCATCAGCTACGCGCCCGGGGCGCCGCTCGCGACCAACCTCGGCTCGTTCCTCAGCTACACCCTGGTGACGTCGACGCTGACGTGGGACACCGTGCGGGCGGTGACCAGCGTGGTGGGGCTCGTCGTGGCGGGGCCGGCGGTGCTCGCCGCGCTGCGACGGGTGCGGCTCGGCCCGGGGAGCACGAGGGAGCGCCGTCGTGCGACGGCGCCCCCTCGGTCGCATCACAGCTCCCAGAAGACACCCATCTCGTAGCGCGTCCCCGCCGGTCCGATGTGGATCCGGCCGCGCTCGAACACCTGCGACCACGTGCGGGTCGTCGTGTCGAAGAACTCGTTGCCCTTCGGGTAACCGAGCGAACCAGTGCCTCCGCCGCGCGCCGCGTGCGCCTCGAGGAACCCGCCCTTGACCGCCCAGCCCACGAGCCCGGTGTCGCAGCCCCAGCATCCGAGGGACGTGTACATGATGCCCCGCTCGAACCGCTGGTAGGCGTGGTCCAGACCCTGGATCTGGAGATTCCCGACGGGGTAGCCGATGTCGCTGGTCCCGCCCCCTCGCTGGGTGTAGTCGAACCCGCCCCAGCGGGAGTCGACCGGGAACGCGCCGCGCGGGCTGACGTAGATCTGTCCGCCCAGGAACGGCTGGTACCAGTAGCCCGACGCCTGACGCACCTCGTTGCCGAGCGGGTAGCCGAGGGCTCCGGTGCCGCCGCCCGTGGCCGCGTGCACCGACCGGAAGGGGCTGGTGCCGCCTCGGACGACGGACGTGTTGACCACGGGGGTCCCGTCGGTCCGCTCCGCGTCGAGGCCGTAGATGACACCGCGCTCGAACTGCTGGTACTGCCCGACCCCGGAGTATCCGGCGGTCTCGAACAAGAGCTGCTCGATGTCGTCGTACGTGCTCGTCGAGGTCGGGTAGCCGAGCACCCCTCGCCCACCGCCGAGCTGGAGGTGGGCGACGGAGAACGCCTTCTCGGGCGTCGCGGACGACCCCTGGACCGCGTGGGTGCCGAACGGGCTCGTGTACTGGTGCCCGTTCTCGATGACCCTCCAGCCGTAGCCGCTCGCATCCCAGGTGTAGGTGTCGGCCTGGGCGGCGGTGCCGAGGGATGCCGTCAGCGCGAGAGCGGCGACGGCGGTCGTGACGGTGCGCAGCGCGGAACGTGTGCGGCGCATCAGGAGTCCACCGTCCGCAGCGCCTGACGGTCGCTCTGCAGCGCGAAGCCCTCGGTCCAGAACTTCCCGGTGAAGTAGCGCGTCCCCCCGGGACCGATCTCGATGCGACCACGCTCGAAGACCTGGGTCCAGGTACGCGTCGAGGAGTTGTAGGTCTCGGCGGAACGCGGGTACCCCAGGGATCCGCTTCCGCCACCGCGAGCGGCGTGCGCGGAGATGAAGCCGCCCTTGACCGGCACGCCGATCGGCGGCAGGTCGCACGCGTAGCAGTCGGGCAGGGTGTAGAGGATTCCCCGCTCGAACCGCTGGTAGGCGTAGTGCGAACCCTGCACCACAAGATTGCCCGTCGGATAACCGATGGCGCTGCTTCCGCCGCCCATCTGGTTGTAGTCGTACCCGCCCCAGTACCAGTAGACCGGGAACGCCCCGGACGGGCTGACGTAGATGTCGCCGCTGAGGAACTCCTGGTACCAGTAGCCGGGGGCCTGCCTGACCTCGTTGCTGATGGGGTAGCTCAGGAATCCACCGCCTCCGCCGACCGAGTCGTGGACCGCCTTGAAAGGACTCGAGCCACCCTTGACGACGAAGGTGCCCGAGGCGTCGACCTCGCCGTAGTAGTCGGTGACGCGCGAACCGTAGATCGCTCCACGCTCGAAGATCTGGTAGGCCCCGTCGAGGTCGTACCCGTAACCCTCGGCGATGTAGACCGATGTCGTCTGTCCGATCTGCGAGGACGTGGGGTACCCGACCGCCCCCGGCCGCCGCCCGCGGCGCGGTGGACCGCGGAGAAGGCGCGGGCCGGAGTCCCGTTCCCGCCCGTGACGGCGAAGGTTCCGCGTGGGCTGGTGTACTCGTGGCCGTCGGTGATTCCGCGCCACCCGTAGTTCGGACCGTCCCAGGTGTAGTTCTCTGCCTGGGCCGGAGCCCCGACGAAGAGCCCTGCGGCGAGTGCGAGGACGGCCGTGACCGCCACGCGAGTCGTTTTCATTTTCCACCCCGTCATAGATTTGGGCCGATGTTGACCCGGACTTCACGATAACTAAGGCGCGCGCTGGGCTGGTGGAGTGGAAAGGTCACAATTCGGACTCATCGGAGTCGAGATGGTTCAAGAGCCGCCAAGGTTCACCTGGGCGTCCGGCCATGTTGAGGCGCCAGTGGATGAATTGACGCCGTTCGACATCGGACACCCCGGACCTCCGGGGTATCGCGGGCTCCCACAAGTGCCTCGCGGAGCTAGACGGAGAAGTACTTCGCCTCGGGGTGGTGGAGCACGAACGCGTCGGTGGACTGCTCGGGGTGCAGCTGCAGCTCCACGCTCAGCTCGACGCCCAGCCGCTCCGGGCGCAGGAGCTCCACCACCTTGCGACGGTCCTCCATGTCCGGACACGCGGGGTCATCGCCGTCGGGGCGGCCGTGCGGATCGCGGGGACGGGGGTCGGCGGGGTCGAGGCGGTGTCCGTCGTGCTGATCCTCGCGGGGCGCGCCTACGGGGCGCGGTTCGGCTTCCTGCTGGGGGTGCTGGTCATCGCGCTGAGCTCGATCGCATCGGGCTTCGGACCGTGGACGCCGTTCCAGATGGTCGCGTGCGCGTGGGTCGGTGCGGTGATGAACCTGTGGTTCTGGCCGTTCGCCGTCGGGCCGGACACCTCCATCAGCTACGCGCCCGGGGCGCCGCTCGCGACCAACCTCGGCTCGTTCCTCAGCTACACCCTGGTGACGTCGACGCTGACGTGGGACACCGTGCGGGCGGTGACCAGCGTGGTGGGGCTCGTCGTGGCGGGGCCGGCGGTGCTCGCCGCGCTGCGACGGGTGCGGCTCGGCCCGGGGAGCACGAGGGAGCGCCGTCGTGCGACGGCGCCCCCTCGGTCGCATCACAGCTCCCAGAAGACACCCATCTCGTAGCGCGTCCCCGCCGGTCCGATGTGGATCCGGCCGCGCTCGAACACCTGCGACCACGTGCGGGTCGTCGTGTCGAAGAACTCGTTGCCCTTCGGGTAACCGAGCGAACCAGTGCCTCCGCCGCGCGCCGCGTGCGCCTCGAGGAAACCACCCCACCAGGAGTCGACCGGGAACGCGCCGCGCGGGCTGACGTAGATCTGTCCGCCCAGGAACGGCTGGAACCAGTAGCCCGACGCCTGACGCACCTCGTTGCCGAGCGGGTAGCCGAGGGCTCCGCTACAGCTGGGGCGGCTGCGAACAGCCCCGCCAGAACTCACGCACTGAGTATTGCTCGCCGTTTCCGGCTCATCGGGCTTAACCCCAGAACTTGCCCATAACGTACCGGGTTCCGCCGGGACCGATCTCGATCCGACCACGCTCGAAGATCTGCGTCCACGTGCGGGTGCTCGAGTTGTAAGTCTCGTTCCATCGCGGATATCCGAGCGAGCCCGTGCCTCCACCCCGGGCGGCGTGAGCATCGATGAATCCGCCCCTGACCTCGATGCCTATCGGCGACGCGTCGCACTCGTAGCAGGGCGGCACCGCGTACAGGATGCCTCGCTCGAACGTCTGGTACGCGTAGTGCGACCCCTGCTGGACGTGCCGCGCGGTCGGGTAGCCGAGCGGTCCGCTACCGCCACCCCTAGCCGTGTAGTTGAAACCGCCCCAGTTGTCGTAGACGGGGTAGGCGCCGCTCGGACTGACGTAGATGACGCCGAGCAGGAACACCTGGTACCAGTAGTTCCCCGCCTGCCTGACCTCGTCGCCGATCGGGTAGCTCAGGGAGCCGCTGCCCCCTCCCGTGGAGTCGTGGACGGCTCTGAACGGGCTCTGCCCGCCGCGCACCACAGCTGTCGTCGAAAGGTCGAAGAAGCCCTGGTTGTCAACGGTGCGCGAGCCGTAGACGACGCCACGCTCGAAGACCTGGTAAGCGCCGTCGACGTCGAAGACGTACCCCTCGGCGAGGTAGACCTCGTTACGCTCCGGAATCTGCCGCGTCGTGGGGTAGCCGAGCGCGCCGCGACCACCGCCGGCGGAGCGGTGCGCGGCCGAGAACGCTCGCGAGGGCGTGTCCCGGAACCCGGTCACCGAGAACGTGCCACGCGGACTGGAGTACTCGTGGCCGCCGTCGACGGAACGCCACCCGTAGTTCGGCCCGTCGAGAGTGTAGGCGTTGGCGTGAGCGGGGGAAACAGCGAGGAGCCCCGCCAGAATGGCGGCGACGACCATTGCGGCCCGACGTGAACTGCGCATTTCTACCTCCGGAGCGTGGGGCCACCGCGCCCCTTGCCTCAACCCTAGACGGGGTTGCCCTCCGAGCGAGCAGGGCAAAAGTCACAGTTTCGTCACGGCGCCCCCTGTCCGGGGTGTCCACGACATTCGACGCGCTTTTCGACCACGACCAGTAGTGCCTCGTCGACCCCGAGAGTATTCCGCGGGCGTCTCGAAGCCTTGCGAACTCCCCGGGTCCTCGCGGAGACCGACAGGTACGTCGCGGCACCCCACAACTATCTCGCGGGCACCCAGAAGTTCCTCGCTGAACTAGACGGAGAAGTACTTCGCCTCGGGGTGGTGCAGCACGAACGCGTCGGTGGACTGCTCGGGGTGCAGCTGCAGCTCCTCGCTCAGCTCGACGCCGAGGCGCTCCGGGCGCAGGAGCTCCACCACCTTGCGGCGGTCCTCCATGTCCGGGCACGCGGGGTACCCCAGCGAGAACCGGCCGCCGCGGTAGTCGAGCTTGAACAGCCCCTCCACCTCGGTCGGCTCCTCGCCGGCGAAGCCCAGCTCGGCGCGGATGCGCGCGTGCCAGTACTCCGCGAGCGCCTCGGTCAGCTGCATCACGAGACCGTTGAGCTCGTAGTAGTCGCGATACGCGTCGCGCCGGAACATCTCGGCCGTGACGGTGTCCACGTGCGCACCGGCGGTCACGAGCTGGACCGGCATCACGTCGACCACGCCGGACTCGCGCGAGCGCACGAAGTCCGCCAGGCACAGGTGGCGGTCGCGCCGCTGGCGCGGGAAGGAGAACCTCAGCCGGTCGCTCCCGACCGGGCCGTCGGAGCCGCCGTCGGGCGCGAGGAGCCCCGGCGCGCCGAGCACGCCGGTCGGGTCGTCCCCGTGATGCAGCACGACGACGTCGTCGCCCTCCGCGACGACCGGGAAGTAGCCGTACGCGACGGACGCGTCCAGCATCCCCTCGCCGAGGATGCGGTCGAGCCAGTACCGCAGCCGCGGGCGGCCCTCGGTCGCGACGAGCTCCTCGTAGGACGCCCCACCCTCGCCGCGGCCCGGCTTGAGGCCCCACTGGCCGAGGAACGTCGCGCGCTCGTCGAGGAATGCCGCGTAGTCCGCCAGCGCGATGCCGCGAACGAGGCGCGTGCCCCAGAACGGCGGCGCCGGCACGGCGTTGTCGGCGGCGACGTCGGAGCGTGCGGGCATCGCCTCGGGCTCGGTCAGCACGAGGGTCGACGGCGCGTGGCGGCGCTTGCGCAGCGCCGGCAGCCCGACCTCCGCGGGGTCCGCACCGCGCGCCACCGCCACGAGCGGCTCCATGAGGGCGAGCCCCTCGAACGCGTCGCGCGCGTAGCGGACCTCGCCGTCGAACAGCTCGGCCAGGTCCTGCTCGACGTACGGGCGCGTCAGGGCGGCCCCGCCGAGGATGACGGGCCACCGCTTCGCCAGCCCGCGCGCGTTGAGCTCGAGCAAATTGTCCTTCATCACCACGGTCGACTTCACCAGCAGACCGGACATCCCGATGACGTCCGCCCCGTGCTGCTCCGCCGCCTCGATGATCTCGTTGATCGACTTCTTGATGCCGATGTTGACGACGTCGTAGCCGTTGTTCGTGAGGATGATGTCGACGAGGTTCTTGCCGATGTCGTGCACGTCGCCGCGCACCGTGGCGAGCACCATCGTGCCCTTGCCCGCCGCCTCGGTCCGCTCCATGTGCGGCTCCAGCAGCGCGACGGCGCTCTTCATCACCTCGGCGGAGGTGAGCACGAACGGCAGCTGCATCTCGCCCGCACCGAACCGCTCGCCGACGACCTTCATCCCGGCCAGGAGGTGGTCGTTGATGATCTCGAGGGCGCTCACACCCTCGGAGCGGGCGAGGTCGAGATCGGCCTCGAGCCCCTTGGACTCGCCGTCGATGATCCGGCGCTCGAGGCGCTCGCCCACGGGCAGGGCCGCGAGCTCGGCCGCGCGGGCGTCGCGCAGCTCGGCGCTGTTGACGCCGGCGAACAGGTCGAGCATCCGGGCCAGCGGGTCGTAGGTGACGGCGCCCTCGTCGTCGTAGCGGCGGCGGTCCCACACGAGGTCGAGCGCTACCTCGCGCTGCTCGTCCGGCACGGAGGCGAGCGGCACGATCTTCGCGGCGTCGACGATCGCGGAGTCCAGGCCCGCGGCGACGGCCTCGTGGATGAAGACCGAGTTGAGCACCGAGCGCGCCGCCGGGTTGAGCCCGAAGGAGACGTTCGAGACGCCGAGCGTGGTGTGGATGCCGGGGTACTTCGCCGTGATCCGGCTGATCGCCTCGATGGTCTCGATGGCGTCGCGCCGCGTCTCCTCCTGGCCCGTGGCGATCGGGAACGTGAGGGCGTCGACGACGATGTCATCCACGCTCATCCCCCACTCCCCCACGAGCGCGTCAACCAGGCGCGAGGCGATGCGCACCTTGTCGTCCGCGGTGCGCGCCTGCCCCTCCTCGTCGATCGTCAGGGCGATGACGGCGGCGCCGTGCTCCTTGACCAGCGGCATGATGCGGCCGAAGCGCGAGGTGGGGCCTTCGCCGTCCTCGTAGTTGACCGAGTTCACCACCGGGCGGCCGCCCACCAGCTCGAGGCCGGCCGCGAGCACCGCCGGCTCCGTGGAGTCGATAACCAGCGGCAGCGTGGATGCCGACGCGAAGCGCGAGACGATCTCGCGGACGTCCGCGACGCCGTCGCGACCCACGTAGTCCACGCACACGTCCAGCAGGTGCGCCCCGACGCGGATCTGGTTGCGGGCGATCTGGACGCACTCGTCCCAGTTCCCCGCCAGCAGCGCCTCGCGGAACGCCTTGGACCCGTTCGCGTTCGTGCGCTCGCCGATCGCGAGGTAGGAGGAGTCCTGGTCGAACGGGACGTGCTGGTAGAGGCTCGCGACACCCGCCTCGGGCTGCGGGGTGCGCGTGCGGGGGCGAGCGAGCCCACGCGCTCGACGACGGCGCGCAGGTGCTCCGGCGTCGTGCCGCAGCAGCCGCCCACGAGGGAGAGGCCGAACTCGCGCACGAACTGCTCGTGCGCGGCGCCGAGCTCGGCCGGGCCGAGCGGGTACTCGGCGCCGTTCTTGCCGAGCACCGGCAGGCCGGCGTTCGGCATGCAGATCACGGGGATGCGCGAGCGGACCGAGAGCTGGCGCAGGTGCTCGCTCATCTCGGCGGGGCCGGTGGCGCAGTTGAGGCCGATGGCGTCGACGCCGAGCGGCTCCAGCGCCGTCAGCGCCGCCCCGATCTCGCTGCCCATGAGCATCGTGCCGGTGGTCTCGACCGTCACCTCGACGAAGATCGGCAGCCGCACGCCGCGCTCGACGATCGCCTGCTTGCAGCCGTTGATCGCCGCCTTGGTCTGCAGGAGGTCCTGCGACGTCTCGACGAGGAACGCGTCCGCGCCGCCGTCGATTAGCCCGACCGCCTGCTGCGCGAACGTGTCCTTGAGGTGGGTGTAGGTGGTGTGGCCGAGGCTCGGGAGCTTGGTACCGGGACCCATCGACCCGAGCACCCAGCGCACGCGGCCGTCGCGCCGCTCCCAGCTCTCGGCGCGGTCCCGCGCGATCCGCGCACCCTCGCGCGCGAGCTCCGTGATGCGGTCGTCGATGTCGTAGTCCGACAGGTTGGACCAGTTCGCACCGAAGGTGTTGGTCTCGACGGCGTCGACGCCCACCTCGTAGTAGGCGTCGTGCACGGCGGCGATGATGTCCGGCCGGCTGACGTTGAGGATCTCGTTGCAGCCCTCGAGCTGCTGGTAGTCCTCGAGCGAGGGGTCGTGCTCCTGGAGCATCGTGCCCATCGCCCCGTCGGCGACGACAACGCGCTCGCTCATCGCGTCCAGCAGCG is a window of Litorihabitans aurantiacus DNA encoding:
- a CDS encoding ATP-binding cassette domain-containing protein — encoded protein: MRLRSGPVRAAALLALAFVLLRLLYQGLFRGLDRGGVVLADLPSWRLPHPIDHVVLLGPVTSQGIQAAIVSALPVAGIILGFGVLNAVVDLSAACARASRGGPLRSVAQALVIAWATFPGLVGSVTDVRRARRLRGERGAASLLVPVMERTVERAVALGASMEVRGFASVRSSSGVASPHPSPAVHLHGVTLGHDDAWHLRADLTLARGGLVLLTGPTGGGKSTLLRALSGLHTAVDGGSLAGRAHVLGLPRDLPPHATASLVGVVAQHPRRSFVAETVAAEIAFASAVQGADDAEVAARVARAATGLGITDLLGAACAHLSAGQSHLVAIAAAVAHDPVLLLVDEPLADLDLASRTRVVAALRDLAAGGTTVVVAEHRTDALREVADVVLRVEEGDGGARVVREGAGGAPADAPSPPAPSTTPAPRSPTTHPLVLHVADLTLAVGGRTLLTGGALDVAAGEIVAVGGDVGSGKTTLLNRLALSGRATPGTIEVGGVAVAALRRRARLRALALVPDASDDLLFRLTVAEECARADRRAGADGGATLTRFLAFAGVAPGVADRHPRDLSVGQRRLLVLAVQLAAAPRVLAVDEPSRGLDPVAAAAVREALRAAAEAGAAVVIATHDAAFLDLADRVLVLADGRLEADAGRARPEAEVAP
- a CDS encoding ECF transporter S component encodes the protein MTHVQRVCIAVANLVAAAAFAWPLLVPALPSQAQAAAPWAALGLVPIAVVLVLVALDASIRSATTLAMLGTLTAVGAAVRIAGTGVGGLEAVFVVLILAGRAYGARFGFLLGVLVIALSSIASGFGPWTPFQMVACAWVGAGAGLLPGGRRRRGSPGATRSPGRGQRWREVALLATYGALASYAFGAVMNLWFWPFAVGPDTSISYAPGAPLATNLGSFLSYTLVTSTLTWDTVRAVTSVVGLVVAGPAVLAALRRVRLGPGSTRERRRATAPPRSHHSSQKTPIS
- a CDS encoding LGFP repeat-containing protein, with protein sequence MRRTRSALRTVTTAVAALALTASLGTAAQADTYTWDASGYGWRVIENGHQYTSPFGTHAVQGSSATPEKAFSVAHLQLGGGRGVLGYPTSTSTYDDIEQLLFETAGYSGVGQYQQFERGVIYGLDAERTDGTPVVNTSVVRGGTSPFRSVHAATGGGTGALGYPLGNEVRQASGYWYQPFLGGQIYVSPRGAFPVDSRWGGFDYTQRGGGTSDIGYPVGNLQIQGLDHAYQRFERGIMYTSLGCWGCDTGLVGWAVKGGFLEAHAARGGGTGSLGYPKGNEFFDTTTRTWSQVFERGRIHIGPAGTRYEMGVFWEL
- a CDS encoding LGFP repeat-containing protein — its product is MARNHRRPRVHQPTRNLRRHGRERDSGPRLLRGPPRRGRRPGAVGYPTSSQIGQTTSVYIAEGYGYDLDGAYQIFERGAIYGSRVTDYYGEVDASGTFVVKGGSSPFKAVHDSVGGGGGFLSYPISNEVRQAPGYWYQEFLSGDIYVSPSGAFPVYWYWGGYDYNQMGGGSSAIGYPTGNLVVQGSHYAYQRFERGILYTLPDCYACDLPPIGVPVKGGFISAHAARGGGSGSLGYPRSAETYNSSTRTWTQVFERGRIEIGPGGTRYFTGKFWTEGFALQSDRQALRTVDS
- a CDS encoding LGFP repeat-containing protein, giving the protein MSSGGAVRSRPSCSGALGYPLGNEVRQASGYWFQPFLGGQIYVSPRGAFPVDSWWGGFLEAHAARGGGTGSLGYPKGNEFFDTTTRTWSQVFERGRIHIGPAGTRYEMGVFWEL
- a CDS encoding LGFP repeat-containing protein, with the translated sequence MVVAAILAGLLAVSPAHANAYTLDGPNYGWRSVDGGHEYSSPRGTFSVTGFRDTPSRAFSAAHRSAGGGRGALGYPTTRQIPERNEVYLAEGYVFDVDGAYQVFERGVVYGSRTVDNQGFFDLSTTAVVRGGQSPFRAVHDSTGGGSGSLSYPIGDEVRQAGNYWYQVFLLGVIYVSPSGAYPVYDNWGGFNYTARGGGSGPLGYPTARHVQQGSHYAYQTFERGILYAVPPCYECDASPIGIEVRGGFIDAHAARGGGTGSLGYPRWNETYNSSTRTWTQIFERGRIEIGPGGTRYVMGKFWG